A single Drosophila miranda strain MSH22 chromosome XR, D.miranda_PacBio2.1, whole genome shotgun sequence DNA region contains:
- the LOC108151747 gene encoding arginine-glutamic acid dipeptide repeats protein isoform X5, which yields MAASTQGEIRVGPGHQVNDVYAKLPDYNPISSFPIDKETDERELEESRWSPGVVADGDLLMFLRAARSMAAFQGMCDGGLEDGCLAASRDDTTINALDVLHDSGYDPGKALQALVKCPVSKGIDKKWTEDETKKFIKGLRQFGKNFFRIHKDLLPHKDTPELVEFYYLWKKTPGANNNRPHRRRRQSALRRNRVTRANNNTPPKKEDTPEPQTATTAATATGSASETASRSSPAVSKEENSSLTEDDASECDSDSSLTNKRDESPSRMRTRNKQQNNNNNNNSNNNNSSSNTTTNSSSSSSTASNSGGGGGGASVGGSSAGGGSAAAGATATNSSSKDQSTTNNAVANGKRPKRGSETPDAGGGASSVDSPKTPTKAVAESSATKRKGGKQDTPNKKKRTEQEQANDQAANAGVGAGGVGGSDENISSLKEKRKQQRPDSPVESMNSDSRPDSVLDDGESNTTDTTTAEQQSTKDSKELMLNCKEEREMATNDGDGLHLEPKTEEKSIKAEVASEDCSKEALSIKNMDEETNIQAPNSVDGLLLKDSPANTIQQDCGVPPVNTVAAPLTMKVPTIATVEALNASVERKEAIEKMETCESDPDLLKKLATIKQEVSPQQQHQQQQQQQPPQQPPQQQQQLNPISIQPPPACPPTEAVYIKKEPMDDSMDATCNQNSNEPQDLKVKIEIKNEDSLKHNAGGLPLTGPGVPPTSMHSHSMAGGESGQPPLGEPLHLSHLPHGQQPLQPPPASYLIDAQLKYGPPGGQQQQQQQQPPQLPQLHSDPAGAGGNGPPQGGPNTSQKYPPEMEMKFTPQDLKYPPPPPLDALKYSQEMQAVAAAAAAAAAAAAAGKYDMKYMIEQPGKYPVELSAAHQPPLKQGYQDSLKIPDVKSGFGHLPHNMASQLDVAHKYGPPPTSQEQQQQQQQQQQQQQQQQQQQQQQQQSQPPAHQVPPGATPPPGIAMPKPHYQHDVQTPPLGRPFEPGMMHKYGDPLAAKYGPPQPQDLKYPMPPVVSAAGPVDVKPYGENLIKSSPYGPPPESPIDASSRSTPGQDSQGSNSNSQPSSMAPQPQQFQSPHPSPHMPSPAGGGLPPGMHPQNLIHGLPPGGAGGPQPPPPPTSLHQSSSGAPGVPPGMHPGLHPGQHSQMSVASSMPPSSIGIPPTLSTMAPSHMHPHMHPHHLQQVLHRPHDMPPSMHPHAPMAMSLQGHPQHGHGLPPSHAPQQQQQQQQPPGGPAGTVRTPSPAQHPPRSLHDPQSREQPPTSQPSTTMAGSGGGHGNPHQSPHTHRTSPLPGLAGNGHPPPGLIGHPMPIHPHLAHLPPGHPAHAALAHPGHHLLSHSIAGLGPGGGPIALLAGPGGLGGLPESALSRRTPPSHMPHSHVSSAPNTPHSVASMTSSSMALTTSTVPSSAFSRASPSVQISSGAGSAGPGSSSSNTPGGGQSNSSAAAAAAAAHRAASPASSVSSLSRQSPLHPVPQSPLSHHPSSSALSAAAAAVAERDRHALLRQQSPHMTPPPVSNASGLMASPLSKMYAPQPGQRGLGTSPPPHLRPGASPPVIRHPQMPLPLPLIAPGGGIPQIGVHPGQSPYPHPLLHPSVFYSPHHHPFNSHYGYAPYGPGFPAYMKPPPPSGPLDPAAVMAAHHAGLQGPPQQQQSRQDEQNAAAAAAARDAAEKQHHQAAAAAAAQQQQQQQQMKGPPQQQQQGGPQPNKPPTPKTPQGPGGPGVPVGMGGPGTPTGLPPGAYPGSHMPGYPPGPPHGSPFAPQDGQQHGMKPTSHMDALRAHAHSANSAGMGGGHHPTEPLPIDIEPDPEPDIPSPTHNIQRGPSPEAKPDDTECHRSQSAIFVRHIDRGDYNSCTRTDLIFKPVADSKLARKREERDRKLAEKERERRQQQQQQQQQQQQQQAAAAQQAAQQAKMKAELKPPYADTPALRQLSEYARPHVAFSPVEQMVPYHHPMGPMYRERELEEIKNAQAAAASQSRLDPHWMEYYRRGIHPSQFPLYANPAISQMERERLGIPPPHHVGLDPGEHMVRMIRLTREYHAHSHTHLHLPLHPQPQPPEAGFQLPPNVGQYPRPNMLIPREPHSDVLLRMSYADQLQAAEFQRQSLHDQYFRQRPR from the exons ATGGCGGCCTCCACTCAAGGAGAAATTCGAGTGGGTCCCGGCCACCAGGTAAACGATGTCTAT GCAAAACTGCCCGATTATAATCCAATCTCAAGCTTCCCCATCGACAAGGAAACCGATGAACGTGAACTAGAGGAATCAAGATGGAGTCCAGGCGTTGTGGCCGATGGCGATTTGTTAATGTTCTTGCGTGCTGCCCGCTCGATGGCCGCATTTCAAGGAATGTGTGATGGCGGACTAGAAGACGGTTGTTTGGCTGCCAGTCGCGACGACACAACAATTAACGCACTCGACGTG CTCCACGATTCTGGCTACGATCCAGGCAAAGCTCTACAAGCACTAGTTAAGTGCCCCGTTTCGAAGGGCATCGACAAGAAGTGGACCGAGGACGAAACGAAAAAGTTTATCAAGGGTCTGCGACAATTTGGCAAGAATTTCTTTAGGATCCACAAGGATCTGCTGCCGCACAAGGACACCCCCGAGCTGGTCGAATTCTACTATCTGTGGAAGAAGACGCCCGGCGCGAACAACAATCGGCCGCACCGGCGACGCAGACAGAGCGCCCTGCGACGCAATCGTGTCACGCGCGCAAATAATAATACACCTCCCAAGAAGGAGGACACACCGGAACCACAAACTGCGACGAcggcggcgacggcgacggggTCGGCGTCAGAGACGGCGAGTCGCTCATCGCCCGCTGTCTCCAAGGAGGAGAACAGCTCTCTCACCGAGGACGACGCCAGCGAGTGTGACAGTGATTCGAGTCTGACCAACAAAAGGGATGAATCACCCTCTAGGATGAGGACGCGCAATAAACaacagaacaacaacaacaacaacaacagcaataacaacaacagcagcagcaacaccaccaccaacagcagcagcagcagcagcacggccagcaatagcggaggtggcggcggtggtgcGTCCGTCGGTGGCAGCTCTGCGGGAGGCGGAAGCGCTGCTGCAGGCGCCACGGCCACCAACAGCTCCTCGAAGGATCAGTCCACCACCAACAACGCTGTGGCCAATGGCAAGCGGCCCAAGCGAGGCTCCGAGACGCCCGATGCCGGCGGTGGAGCCTCCTCGGTGGACAGTCCCAAGACTCCGACCAAGGCTGTGGCCGAGAGTTCGGCTACCAAGCGCAAGGGCGGCAAACAGGACACGCCCAACAAAAAGAAGCGCACCGAACAGGAGCAGGCGAACGACCAGGCAGCCAATGCTGGCGTGGGAGCGGGAGGCGTCGGTGGATCGGACGAAAACATCAGCAGCTTGAAGGAGAAGAGAAAGCAGCAGCGGCCCGACAGTCCCGTGGAGAGCATGAACTCGGACAGCAGGCCGGACTCTGTGCTGGACGACGGCGAGTCGAATACCACGGACACGACCACCGCCGAACAGCAGTCGACCAAGGACAGCAAGGAGTTGATGCTCAACTGCAAGGAGGAGCGGGAGATGGCCACCAACGATGGTGATGGCCTCCACCTGGAGCCCAAAACGGAGGAGAAGTCCATCAAGGCAGAGGTCGCCTCGGAGGACTGCAGCAAGGAGGCGCTCTCGATCAAGAACATGGACGAGGAGACGAACATCCAGGCTCCGAACAGCGTGGATGGGCTGCTGCTTAAGGATTCCCCTGCCAACACAATCCAGCAGGACTGTGGTGTGCCTCCGGTTAACACCGTGGCAGCGCCCCTCACCATGAAGGTGCCGACCATTGCCACTGTGGAGGCGCTAAATGCCTCTGTGGAGCGCAAGGAGGCCATCGAGAAGATGGAGACCTGCGAAAGCGATCCCGATCTGCTCAAGAAGCTGGCCACCATCAAGCAGGAGGTCTCTCCccaacagcagcatcagcaacagcagcagcagcagccgccccagcagccgccgcagcaacagcagcagttgAATCCCATATCCATTCAGCCGCCACCTGCGTGTCCGCCCACGGAGGCGGTGTATATCAAGAAAGAGCCCATGGACGATTCGATGGATGCCACCTGCAATCAGAACAGCAACGAACCGCAAGATCTGAAGGTGAAGATTGAGATCAAGAACGAGGACTCGCTGAAGCACAACGCGGGAGGACTGCCGCTCACGGGGCCTGGGGTGCCGCCCACCTCCATGCATTCCCATTCGATGGCCGGTGGCGAGAGTGGGCAGCCGCCTTTGGGTGAGCCGCTGCATCTGTCGCATCTGCCACACGGCCAGCAGCCGCTGCAGCCACCTCCCGCCAGCTATCTGATCGATGCCCAGCTGAAGTACGGCCCGCCGGGaggacaacagcagcaacaacagcagcagcctccaCAGCTTCCGCAGCTGCACAGCGATCCGGCTGGAGCGGGCGGCAATGGACCACCCCAAGGCGGACCCAACACATCGCAAAAGTACCCGCCCGAAATGGAGATGAAATTCACGCCGCAGGATCTCAAGTatccgccgccaccgccgctggACGCACTCAAGTACAGCCAGGAGATGCAGGCGGTTGCCGCTGCagcagccgctgctgccgccgccgccgcggCTGGCAAGTACGACATGAAGTACATGATTGAGCAGCCCGGCAAGTATCCGGTGGAGTTGTCCGCCGCTCACCAGCCGCCATTGAAGCAGGGCTACCAGGATTCCCTCAAGATACCCGACGTCAAGTCGGGCTTTGGCCATCTGCCGCACAACATGGCCTCCCAGCTGGACGTGGCCCACAAGTACGGACCACCGCCGACGtcccaggagcagcagcagcagcagcaacaacaacaacaacaacaacaacaacaacagcagcagcaacaacagcaacagcagtccCAGCCGCCGGCCCATCAGGTGCCGCCGGGTGCCACGCCACCGCCGGGCATAGCCATGCCCAAGCCGCATTATCAGCACGATGTGCAGACGCCGCCATTGGGACGGCCCTTCGAGCCTGGAATGATGCACAAATACGGAGATCCTCTGGCGGCCAAATATGGCCCGCCCCAGCCGCAGGATCTGAAGTATCCGATGCCACCAGTCGTCTCCGCGGCGGGACCCGTGGACGTGAAGCCATACGGCGAGAACCTGATAAAGTCCTCCCCGTATGGCCCGCCCCCGGAGAGCCCTATAGACGCCTCGTCGCGCTCGACGCCAGGCCAGGACAGCCagggcagcaacagcaactcgcagccctcgtcgatggccccacagccgcagcagttCCAGTCGCCGCATCCCTCGCCTCACATGCCTTCACCCGCAGGCGGCGGCCTGCCGCCTGGGATGCATCCTCAAAATCTCATCCATGGCCTGCCGCCGGGTGGGGCCGGTGGACCccagccaccgccaccgcccaCATCCCTGCACCAGTCGTCGAGTGGTGCGCCGGGCGTTCCGCCGGGTATGCATCCGGGACTGCATCCGGGACAGCATTCGCAGATGTCGGTGGCCTCCTCGATGCCGCCCAGCTCGATCGGGATACCACCCACGCTGTCGACGATGGCGCCCTCGCATATGCATCCCCACATGCATCCGCATCATCTGCAGCAGGTGCTCCATCGGCCGCACGACATGCCACCCAGCATGCATCCGCACGCTCCGATGGCCATGTCCCTGCAAGGACATCCGCAACATGGTCACGGACTGCCGCCCTCCCACGCcccccaacagcagcagcagcaacagcagccgcctGGAGGTCCCGCCGGCACAGTGCGCACTCCATCGCCAGCCCAGCATCCGCCACGCAGTCTGCACGATCCCCAGTCCCGGGAGCAGCCGCCCACGTCGCAGCCCTCGACAACGATGGCCGGATCCGGCGGTGGTCATGGCAATCCGCACCAATCCCCGCATACGCATCGCACATCGCCGCTGCCGGGACTGGCGGGGAATGGCCATCCGCCGCCGGGACTCATTGGCCACCCAATGCCCATACATCCGCATCTGGCGCATCTTCCGCCGGGTCATCCGGCCCATGCGGCTCTCGCACATCCCGGACACCATCTGCTGTCGCACTCGATTGCCGGTCTGGGGCCGGGCGGCGGACCCATCGCTCTGCTAGCGGGTCCCGGAGGACTGGGCGGCCTTCCCGAATCCGCCCTCAGTCGTCGCACCCCGCCCAGCCATATGCCCCACTCGCACGTCTCATCGGCACCGAATACGCCCCATTCGGTGGCCTCGATGACGTCCAGCAGCATGGCTCTGACTACCAGCACGGTGCCGTCGTCGGCCTTCAGCCGTGCCAGTCCCAGCGTTCAGATCTCGAGTGGAGCCGGTTCAGCCGGacctggcagcagcagcagcaacacgcCTGGCGGTGGCCAGAGCAACTCCTcggcagccgcagcagcagcagctgcccaTCGAGCAGCCTCTCCAGCCTCCAGTGTGAGCAGCCTCAGTCGCCAGAGTCCGCTGCATCCGGTGCCGCAGTCGCCGCTTAGCCATCATCCCTCATCTTCGGCATTGTCGGCGGCTGCGGCAGCCGTGGCCGAGCGGGATCGCCATGCCCTGCTGCGACAGCAGTCTCCACATATGACGCCGCCACCCGTGTCTAATGCCTCGGGACTGATGGCCAGTCCGCTGAGCAAGATGTATGCCCCGCAGCCGGGCCAAAGGGGGCTAGGCACGTCACCGCCGCCGCATCTGCGACCGGGAGCCTCACCGCCGGTTATACGGCATCCGCAAATGCCGTTGCCATTGCCTCTGATTGCGCCGGGAGGAGGCATTCCACAGATCGGAGTGCATCCCGGCCAGTCGCCGTATCCACATCCACTGCTGCATCCCTCGGTCTTCTATTCGCCGCATCATCATCCCTTCAACTCGCATTACGGCTATGCACCGTACGGGCCTGGTTTCCCGGCCTACATGAAGCCGCCTCCACCGTCGGGACCTCTGGATCCCGCCGCCGTGATGGCCGCCCACCATGCCGGCCTGCAGGGtccgccgcagcagcagcagtcgcgACAGGACGAGCAGaacgccgccgctgctgctgcggcgcgAGATGCAGCCGAGAAGCAGCACCATCAGGCGGCGGCCGCAGCGGCAgcccagcagcaacagcagcagcaacagatgaAGGGCccgccccagcagcagcagcagggcggTCCGCAGCCCAACAAGCCGCCGACGCCAAAGACGCCCCAGGGTCCAGGGGGACCGGGTGTGCCAGTCGGCATGGGTGGGCCCGGAACGCCGACGGGCCTGCCGCCGGGTGCCTATCCGGGCTCCCATATGCCCGGCTACCCGCCTGGTCCGCCGCACGGCTCGCCTTTTGCCCCGCAAGATGGTCAGCAGCACGGCATGAAGCCCACTTCCCACATGGATGCCCTGCGAGCACACGCGCACTCTGCCAACTCGGCAGGCATGGGCGGAGGCCATCATCCAACGGAGCCAT TGCCCATTGACATTGAGCCGGATCCGGAGCCAGATATACCCAGTCCCACGCACAATATACAACGTGGTCCCAGTCCCGAGGCCAAGCCGGACGACACCGAATGCCATCGCTCCCAGTCTGCCAT ATTTGTCCGGCACATCGATCGCGGAGATTACAATTCCTGCACGAGAACGGATTTGATATTCAAGCCGGTGGCCGACTCGAAGCTAGCCCGAAAACGGGAGGAACGGGATCGCAAGCTGGCCGAGAAGGAGCGCGAACGGCGGCAG cagcagcaacaacagcaacagcagcagcaacaacagcaggcagcagccgctcAACAGGCGGCCCAGCAGGCCAAAATGAAAGCGGAACTAAAGCCCCCGTATGCCGATACGCCAGCCCTGCGACAACTCTCCGAATACGCACGCCCCCATGTCGCCTTCAG TCCTGTTGAACAGATGGTGCCATATCATCATCCAATGGGCCCCATGTACAGAGAGAG GGAACTGGAAGAGATCAAAAACGCACAAGCCGCCGCGGCGAGTCAATCCCGCCTCGATCCGCACTGGATGGAGTACTACAGACG CGGCATACATCCCTCACAGTTCCCACTCTATGCGAATCCGGCGATATCGCAGATGGAGAGGGAACGTTTGGGTATACCGCCACCGCATCACGTAGGCCTTGATCCGGGCGAGCACATGGTGCGTATG ATACGATTGACGAGAGAATATCATGCACACTCTCATACTCATTTACATTTGCCTTTGCATCCACAGCCGCAACCACCGGAGGCCGGTTTCCAACTGCCAC CGAACGTTGGCCAATATCCACGCCCAAATATGCTTATACCTAGGGAGCCGCACTCGGATGTCCTGCTGCGCATGTCCTATGCCGATCAACTACAG GCCGCCGAATTCCAGCGACAATCGCTGCACGATCAATACTTTAG ACAACGGCCCAGATAA